ACGCTTGATTTTGGAGAATAAACGTTTGTCGCCCTTTTTTATCCCGTACATCATATCCAACATGGCAGGAGCTCTCGTAGCCATGGACTATGGTCTTTTGGGCCCCAATTATTCAATCTCTACAGCGTGTGCGACAGGAAATTACTGCATAGATGCAGCGTATCAGCACATAGTTTCTGGTCGAGCGGATATGATTATTTGTGGAGGATCTGAGGCTGCGGTTAATAGACTAGGTTTGAACGGATTTGTGGCTAATAAGGCCCTTTCTCAGCGTAATGACGATCCAAAGGGAGCTTCTCGCCCTTGGGATAGAGATAGGGATGGCTTTGTTCTTGGGGAAGGGGCTGGAGTTCTTGTTTTAGAGTCGTTGGAGACTGCTTTAAAGAGAAAAGCCCCTATATATGCAGAAGTTTTAGGGACGTATACAACTTGTGATGCTTATCATATGACGGCTCCTAGAGAGGATGGCTTGGGGGTCACAGCCTGCATAAACGGGGTTTTAAGAGAAGCTGGCATCGAAAAGGAAAGAGTAAATTATATTAATGCTCATGGGACTTCTACAGAATTAGGAGATATTGCTGAGGTAACAGCTATCCGTAAAGCTTTTGGTTCTCACACCAAAAATATAAAAATGAATGCTACAAAGTCTCTCATAGGGCACACTTTAGGTGCAGCCGGTGGTATAGAAGCTATTGTCACGGTTTTGGCGATTTTGAAGGGGCGGCTACATCCAACTCTTAATTTAGATAATCCAATACCAGAGGTTGAAGGTATAGATTTGGTTGCCAAGAAAGCGAAAGACTGTGACATTGATGTAGCTATGTCGAACTCCTTTGGATTTGGGGGACATAACTCGACTGTATTATTATCTAAATATATTCAATAAAGTTGGCGATGGAAACTGTGAAAAAAGATTATTCTTTCGGAATTATTCCGATCAAGTACTTGGAAGGGCGTGCTTCTAGAAACATAAAAGTTTGTTTGATTCGTCATGCTAAAGGGGGGCATTGGGGGTTCCCAAAGGGGCATAGTGAGGAAAATGAAGGGCCTCAATTTGCTGCTGAAAGGGAACTTGTAGAAGAAACAGGATTGGGAATAGTCTCATTTTTCCCAAAGGTCCTTAAAGAGCATTACGAGTTCTCCCAAGGAGGACAAACGATTTCTAAGGAGGTCACTTATTTTATAGCTGAAGTTTCAGGGGAAGTCCGAGCAGATCCCGAAGAAATATCAGACTATAATTGGGTCTCTTTAGGAGAGGCTTCGAAAATTCTAAGTTTCCCAGAAGCTTTAAATACTCTGAAAGAAGCGAAAGCATTTTTGGATAGCATTCCTGCTCGAGAATAGTCCTATTTTTTCAAAAAGACTCTTAGAGCCCTGGGCGCAGTTAAGCTCCAGGGCTCTTTTTTTTAAGCGAATGATTCCATGTAATCTTCGTGGGCGAGTCGAATA
This is a stretch of genomic DNA from Chlamydiifrater phoenicopteri. It encodes these proteins:
- a CDS encoding beta-ketoacyl-ACP synthase II — its product is RLILENKRLSPFFIPYIISNMAGALVAMDYGLLGPNYSISTACATGNYCIDAAYQHIVSGRADMIICGGSEAAVNRLGLNGFVANKALSQRNDDPKGASRPWDRDRDGFVLGEGAGVLVLESLETALKRKAPIYAEVLGTYTTCDAYHMTAPREDGLGVTACINGVLREAGIEKERVNYINAHGTSTELGDIAEVTAIRKAFGSHTKNIKMNATKSLIGHTLGAAGGIEAIVTVLAILKGRLHPTLNLDNPIPEVEGIDLVAKKAKDCDIDVAMSNSFGFGGHNSTVLLSKYIQ
- a CDS encoding bis(5'-nucleosyl)-tetraphosphatase produces the protein METVKKDYSFGIIPIKYLEGRASRNIKVCLIRHAKGGHWGFPKGHSEENEGPQFAAERELVEETGLGIVSFFPKVLKEHYEFSQGGQTISKEVTYFIAEVSGEVRADPEEISDYNWVSLGEASKILSFPEALNTLKEAKAFLDSIPARE